In one window of Henckelia pumila isolate YLH828 chromosome 1, ASM3356847v2, whole genome shotgun sequence DNA:
- the LOC140863411 gene encoding uncharacterized protein, with product MESASGSSNFSFLGSCDYKDDLYMISIYNGFSLMELFLNLGKKCKEITPQTMTLQYLAPHQKKYVTLNEDDDVRIMTHLHTSMTLTIINMRAVEKDEMRSYNSASFGSEDDTFTSNDDHLQVGLLRNFIDVWSNCIRGVGQIFNDVAEFRVYAKKYAIATRRSFLYKKNDKEKVILECSANDCSWRIYASRHKSDNLFGIRKCNLTHTCGDDNLRSRGHPRADAAWVSNVMMERLRGEPSYRPCMMLKDIQRDYGVDLNYHKVWRGKEMSMRDIHGVENESYDKLRWYCNAIKVTNPGSIVECEIDLLSNKFRLLFICFNSCATGFISGCRPLIFFDGTHIKNKYKGNILVSVAKDANDDLFTLAYAVVDSENDDNWGWFCFHLKGVLVSHNCMVFDEFTFFSDRHPGIIKAVELIFPCSHHAYCLRHLVDNFVKQFMRRYPLHNKKHWSSIFKKAPYAPSKQEFEEHINNIITSMPLARYFIFNSCPESWANAWFPRKRWGVINNNMAECWNNWVKPDRSLPIVDMVDHIRIQIMEMMHERSEATMMMIKRLSPSKENFLAKTYAQSCSLKVRKASGLSFEVVDEDKSFVVDLSAMTCSCRGREGWKNKEFATIGLKGVHDPAKVLVVHRFVDILVLLSCFVQLESHMFFCGIDEFRLYFCE from the exons ATGGAATCTGCATCTGGATCATctaatttttcatttttgggtaGCTGCGATTATAAAGATGACCTTTATATGATTTCAATCTATAATGGCTTCAGTCTAATGGAGTTGTTTCTGAATCTTGGGAAAAAATGTAAGGAGATTACTCCACAAACTATGACATTGCAGTATCTAGCCCCTCATCAGAAAAAATATGTTACATtgaatgaagatgatgacgtCCGTATTATGACTCATCTTCACACATCTATGACACTTACAATAATTAACATGAGGGCTGTGGAAAAAGACGAAATGAGATCTTACAATTCCGCGAG TTTTGGATCTGAAGATGACACGTTCACTAGTAACGATGATCATCTTCAAGTGGGTTTGTTAAGAAATTTTATAGACGTTTGGAGTAATTGCATTCGAGGAGTGGGTCAGATATTCAATGATGTTGCGGAATTTCGAGTATATGCCAAGAAGTATGCAATTGCTACGAGACGGTCTTTTTTGTATAAAAAGAATGATAAAGAGAAGGTTATTCTTGAATGTAGCGCAAATGACTGCTCTTGGAGAATTTATGCTTCAAGACACAAATCTGACAATCTCTTTGGAATTAGAAAATGTAATCTAACACATACATGTGGAGATGACAATCTTCGTAGTAGAGGACATCCTAGAGCTGATGCTGCATGGGTTTCCAATGTTATGATGGAGAGATTGAGAGGAGAACCGTCTTATCGACCATGTATGATGTTGAAAGACATACAAAGAGATTATGGGGTCGATCTCAATTACCACAAGGTTTGGAGAGGGAAAGAAATGTCTATGCGTGACATTCATGGTGTAGAGAATGAATCTTATGACAAACTAAGATGGTATTGCAATGCTATCAAAGTAACTAATCCGGGAAGTATTGTTGAGTGTGAAATTGACCTTCTTAGTAATAAATTTAGACTGTTATTCATTTGTTTCAATTCTTGTGCAACTGGTTTTATCAGTGGATGTAGACCCTTGATTTTCTTTGATGGCActcacataaaaaataaatacaaggGAAATATTTTGGTTTCCGTTGCAAAGGATGCTAATGATGATCTTTTTACGTTAGCATATGCAGTTGTGGATTCTGAAAATGATGATAATTGGGGATGGTTTTGTTTCCATCTCAAAGGTGTTCTAGTTTCACATAACTGTATGGTATTCGATGAGTTTACCTTTTTCTCCGATAGGCATCCCGGGATAATCAAGGCAGTTGAGTTAATATTCCCATGCAGTCATCATGCATATTGTCTGCGGCATTTGGTGGATAATTTCGTGAAACAG TTCATGCGAAGATACCCACTCCACAACAAAAAACACTGGTCATCTATTTTCAAGAAAGCTCCGTATGCCCCATCAAAGCAAGAGTTTGAAGAACATATTAACAATATAATAACATCGATGCCACTTGCTAGATATTTTATATTCAATTCATGTCCCGAAAGTTGGGCAAATGCATGGTTTCCAAGAAAGCGTTGGGGTGTGATAAATAATAACATGGCCGAGTGTTGGAATAATTGGGTGAAACCAGACCGATCTCTCCCTATTGTGGACATGGTAGACCATATTCGCATTCAAATTATGGAAATGATGCACGAACGAAGTGAAGCAACAATGATGATGATTAAAAGATTGAGTCCATCAAAGGAGAATTTTCTTGCAAAGACATATGCCCAATCTTGCAGCTTGAAAGTGCGTAAAGCAAGTGGCTTGAGTTTTGAGGTTGTGGACGAGGATAAATCATTTGTTGTTGATTTGTCTGCTATGACTTGTTCATGCAGAG GAAGAGAAGGATGGAAGAACAAAGAATTTGCGACAATAGGCTTAAAAGGTGTCCACGATCCTGCAAAAGTATTAGTGGTGCATCGTTTCGTTGACATTCTCGTTCTTTTATCATGTTTTGTTCAACTAGAGAGTCATATGTTCTTTTGTGGGATTGACGAATTTAGACTTTATTTTTGCGAATGA